The following are encoded together in the Mycolicibacterium arabiense genome:
- a CDS encoding ABC transporter ATP-binding protein, which produces MTLTSERRTETAGELRHVDMWYGDHHVLRDVSVRVGEGEIVALIGRSGSGKSTVLRVLSGLVGDHTGDRTVLGAPALAFQEPRLFPWRDVRTNVAYGLTRSRLTTAESAARADRALHDVGLADRAGAWPLTLSGGQAQRVSLARALVAEPRLLLLDEPFGALDALTRLSMRALLLDLWREHGFGVLLVTHDVDEAVALADRVLVLEDGRVAHELAIADARRPASDPSADTQRHRAELLDVLGVRI; this is translated from the coding sequence GTGACATTGACATCCGAACGTCGCACCGAGACCGCGGGCGAACTCCGCCACGTCGACATGTGGTACGGCGACCACCACGTGCTGCGGGACGTCTCCGTCCGGGTCGGTGAGGGCGAGATCGTGGCCTTGATCGGCCGCAGCGGGTCGGGCAAGTCGACCGTGCTGCGCGTGCTCTCCGGCCTCGTCGGTGATCACACCGGCGACCGGACGGTGCTCGGCGCGCCGGCGCTGGCGTTCCAGGAGCCCCGACTGTTCCCATGGCGCGACGTGCGCACGAACGTCGCCTACGGGCTCACCCGCAGCAGGCTCACGACGGCCGAATCCGCCGCGCGGGCGGACCGGGCACTCCACGACGTCGGCCTCGCCGACCGGGCCGGAGCGTGGCCGCTCACGCTCTCGGGTGGTCAGGCGCAACGGGTTTCGCTCGCCAGGGCGCTCGTCGCCGAGCCCCGGCTGCTGCTGCTCGACGAGCCGTTCGGCGCCCTGGACGCACTGACCCGGTTGAGCATGCGAGCACTGCTGCTCGACCTGTGGCGCGAGCACGGGTTCGGCGTTCTGCTGGTCACCCACGACGTCGACGAGGCCGTCGCGCTCGCCGACCGCGTACTCGTCCTCGAGGACGGCCGCGTCGCGCACGAGCTGGCGATCGCCGATGCGCGCCGCCCCGCCTCCGACCCGTCCGCCGACACCCAGCGCCACCGGGCAGAACTGCTCGACGTGCTCGGCGTCCGCATCTGA
- a CDS encoding sigma-70 family RNA polymerase sigma factor: MNDSAGAELMRGIHDAHGPALNRYVLRLTRGDRGFAEDVVQESLLRLWQNENVLTTYSEESTRAWLHTVARNLVIDDRRSSRFKREMQTETMPEQTSPDMFGPAVDKWVVSEALRSLSPEHRAVLVRVHYLGQTAVEIGRLEGIPPGTVKSRLHYALRALRAALEERGVVQ, translated from the coding sequence ATGAACGATTCGGCGGGGGCCGAACTCATGCGGGGCATCCACGACGCACACGGGCCGGCGCTGAACCGGTACGTGTTGCGTCTCACGCGTGGCGACCGCGGATTCGCCGAGGACGTCGTTCAGGAATCGCTGCTTCGGCTTTGGCAGAACGAGAACGTCCTCACCACCTACTCCGAGGAATCCACCCGGGCATGGCTGCACACGGTGGCCAGGAACCTGGTCATCGACGACCGGCGCAGTTCTCGCTTCAAGCGCGAGATGCAGACCGAGACCATGCCGGAGCAAACCTCTCCGGACATGTTCGGTCCCGCGGTGGACAAGTGGGTGGTGTCCGAGGCGTTGCGATCGCTGAGCCCGGAACATCGGGCCGTCTTGGTGAGGGTGCACTACCTCGGACAGACCGCCGTGGAAATCGGTCGCCTCGAGGGCATTCCACCGGGAACCGTGAAGTCTCGGCTGCACTACGCACTACGCGCGCTCCGCGCGGCGTTGGAGGAAAGGGGGGTAGTGCAATGA
- a CDS encoding ABC transporter substrate-binding protein, producing MALRLAAALAVVGLVAGCVSREENSAAQEAPADVALSELTDVTLQIRDQKGGTEALLSAANALDGLPYQVAFSTFTSGPPQIEAATAGKIDFAITGNTPPIFGAASNAKVKVVSAYDGGGFGDQILVHADSPIQSVGELRGKSIAVAKGSSAHGHTLVQLDRAGLGPSDVKLVFLQPADALTAFTQRRVDVWAVWDPYTAQAETDLDVRSIAHATGVTNGAGFGVASAAALADPKRNTALSDLLVRYAKAIRWAHDNPDEWAKSYGESVGLDPEVAALAQGRSLRLPTALSDGLIGSEQELADLFAKSGQIASAPDFARWVDRRYDAALAPLYFDRG from the coding sequence GTGGCGCTGCGCCTCGCGGCCGCGCTGGCCGTGGTGGGCCTCGTCGCGGGATGCGTGTCCCGCGAGGAGAACTCGGCGGCACAGGAGGCGCCGGCCGACGTCGCACTGAGCGAATTGACCGACGTCACCCTGCAGATCAGGGATCAGAAGGGCGGCACGGAGGCGCTCCTGAGTGCCGCCAACGCCCTCGACGGTCTCCCGTACCAGGTCGCGTTCTCGACGTTCACCTCCGGTCCGCCACAGATCGAGGCCGCCACCGCGGGCAAGATCGACTTCGCCATCACGGGCAACACCCCGCCGATCTTCGGCGCGGCGTCCAACGCCAAGGTCAAGGTGGTGTCGGCCTACGACGGAGGCGGATTCGGCGACCAGATCCTGGTGCACGCCGACTCACCGATCCAGTCGGTGGGGGAGCTGCGCGGCAAGAGCATCGCCGTCGCGAAGGGCAGTTCCGCGCACGGGCACACGCTGGTGCAACTCGACCGGGCCGGCCTCGGCCCGTCCGACGTCAAGCTGGTGTTCCTGCAGCCCGCCGACGCCCTGACCGCGTTCACCCAGCGCCGCGTCGACGTGTGGGCGGTGTGGGACCCCTACACCGCGCAAGCCGAGACCGACCTCGACGTGCGGAGCATCGCCCACGCAACCGGCGTCACCAACGGCGCGGGGTTCGGCGTGGCGTCGGCCGCAGCACTGGCCGACCCCAAGCGCAACACCGCGCTGAGCGACCTGCTGGTGCGCTACGCGAAGGCAATTCGATGGGCGCACGACAACCCCGACGAGTGGGCCAAGAGCTACGGCGAGTCGGTGGGGCTCGATCCCGAGGTCGCCGCTCTCGCGCAAGGCCGCAGCCTCCGGCTGCCCACCGCGCTGTCGGACGGCCTGATCGGTAGCGAACAGGAACTCGCCGACCTGTTCGCGAAGTCCGGGCAGATCGCCTCGGCGCCCGACTTCGCCCGCTGGGTCGACCGGCGGTACGACGCCGCGCTCGCGCCCCTATATTTCGACCGCGGATAG
- a CDS encoding ABC transporter permease yields the protein MTTVATRAPGRPRRQRKWALVRLASPIVLLALWQLASALGILPQDVLPAPSLIAEAGVEVIENGQLADALGVSGLRVLEGLLLGGVVGVALGTAVGLSRWVEATVDPPMQMVRALPHLGLIPLFILWFGIGELPKVLLVALGVSFPLYLNTFSAIRQVDPKLFETARILGFSFWQRFRNIIVPSAAPQVLVGFRQSLAIAWLTLIVAEQINADKGIGFLINNARDFLRIDVIIFGLVVYALLGIGTDAIVRALERRASRYRS from the coding sequence GTGACCACGGTCGCCACGCGCGCCCCGGGCCGGCCGCGGCGCCAACGCAAGTGGGCGCTCGTCCGACTCGCGTCGCCGATCGTCCTGCTCGCGCTGTGGCAGTTGGCCAGCGCGCTGGGGATCCTGCCGCAGGACGTCCTGCCCGCACCGTCGCTCATCGCCGAGGCAGGCGTCGAGGTGATCGAGAACGGTCAGCTCGCCGACGCCTTGGGCGTATCCGGCCTGCGGGTGCTCGAAGGGCTGTTGCTCGGGGGCGTCGTCGGCGTGGCACTCGGCACGGCCGTCGGCTTGTCGCGGTGGGTGGAGGCCACCGTCGACCCACCGATGCAGATGGTCCGCGCCCTGCCGCACCTCGGCTTGATCCCGCTGTTCATCCTGTGGTTCGGGATCGGGGAACTCCCCAAGGTGCTCCTGGTCGCCCTCGGCGTCAGCTTCCCGCTCTACCTGAACACGTTCTCGGCGATCCGGCAGGTCGATCCAAAGCTGTTCGAGACCGCCCGGATACTGGGATTCTCGTTCTGGCAGCGGTTCCGGAACATCATCGTGCCGAGCGCCGCGCCGCAGGTGCTCGTCGGCTTCCGGCAGTCGCTCGCCATCGCCTGGCTGACGTTGATCGTCGCCGAACAGATCAACGCCGACAAGGGAATCGGGTTCCTGATCAACAACGCTCGCGACTTCCTGCGCATCGACGTCATCATCTTCGGCCTGGTGGTCTACGCCCTCCTCGGCATCGGCACCGATGCCATCGTCCGCGCTCTCGAGCGCCGAGCCTCGAGGTACCGCTCGTGA